In a genomic window of Styela clava chromosome 7, kaStyClav1.hap1.2, whole genome shotgun sequence:
- the LOC120327922 gene encoding non-homologous end-joining factor 1-like, with translation METRGWKLLTCDKGETKFLIKLNCQDNSSYNLIICDLVNIWEESLSNDDIKIRCKQLNRRLEAPTQSILLHIQETLLHHTTNVFTVVETSKELVTISLKNSFQEGIPFLWEFTCKMVQTQMSIGLFVEPFLKLVASLQCSNDQLIKVIKKKDAEIRDYKESGSKVSRPYLETSEFDSEAFQKDVRQTSEYVSAIIKDSFMIATDDSINLKLVDVEADANSPPSISNSSSLSGVAKTDSPVKRATAKIAGHKKNRIIRGGRRQPMGVEVLSDSDSDVDAKPTPAPVKRASNQEQKKATKKKKVIDKRKKLF, from the coding sequence ATGGAAACTAGAGGTTGGAAATTGCTTACTTGTGATAAAGGCGAAACGAAGTTTCTTATCAAGTTGAACTGTCAGGATAATTCTTCATACAATCTTATCATTTGCGATTTGGTGAACATCTGGGAAGAATCCCTTTCAAACGATGATATAAAAATAAGATGCAAACAACTTAATCGAAGATTAGAAGCACCAACACAAAGTATTCTTCTACATATTCAAGAAACATTGCTTCATCATACTACAAATGTTTTTACGGTTGTTGAAACATCAAAAGAATTAGTTACCATCAGCctgaaaaattcatttcaagAAGGAATCCCGTTCTTATGGGAATTCACTTGCAAAATGGTCCAAACTCAAATGAGCATTGGACTTTTTGTTGAACCTTTCTTGAAGCTTGTGGCAAGTTTACAATGCTCTAATGATCAACTCATTAAGGTTATAAAAAAGAAAGATGCAGAAATTCGAGATTATAAAGAAAGTGGATCAAAAGTTTCCAGACCATATTTGGAAACTTCAGAATTTGATTCAGAAGCTTTTCAGAAAGATGTAAGACAGACTTCAGAATATGTAAGTGCAATTATCAAAGATAGTTTTATGATTGCCACTGATGATTCCATAAATCTGAAACTAGTTGATGTGGAAGCGGACGCAAATAGTCCTCCATCCATAAGTAACTCATCTTCTTTATCAGGAGTTGCAAAAACAGATTCTCCTGTGAAAAGAGCAACAGCTAAAATAGCTGGACACAAGAAGAACAGAATCATTCGGGGAGGACGAAGACAACCAATGGGAGTCGAAGTTTTGTCTGATTCTGATAGCGATGTAGACGCAAAGCCTACTCCTGCACCAGTGAAGAGAGCTTCGAATCAGGAACAAAAGAAGGCCACAAAGAAGAAGAAAGTCATAGACAAGAGGAAAAAGCTCTTTTGA
- the LOC120329030 gene encoding uncharacterized protein LOC120329030 codes for MLSYMIKSSSYGPFEDHFSREETSEFISERAMTVLSRAAKRNVCKQQLMLMKSSSPWKQMTPRENARSAPERKRFSGKRSLASSAPPMMRQPPQITIEEASVERNEDNDDHIGIEENEISAQDPIYCASAPPTASSLNTTVENVWEARPPMTPRQQTLPQYPNLLTRPKYQPVAKPLHQARPSTTDWDWVRSKLLSRDSVKRPESSMTFDDFLNGLDPDSDEYDTDLEDAYYTEEHEPYDPTGIWHYEKLCKIKGTVPARQVVEKLGNKHIQFRLNHRYIGTKDSEALANGLKNNDFIEDLDLSDNCLSDRGGQHVAKMMRQNRQVYRLDLSSNCLQCDAGRYLAQMLLYNRHLTTLCLKKNKLGDKEALLLAEVLRVNRSLKSLDISHNQLGDNAGEAFSAALMDNKTLRSFNLSWNSLCKRAAAAIARALDINTTLFSLDLSYNGLGDDGAALLGHALRENSTLRFLSLAVNHICGYGAEQLATGVSGGMIMTRKKKKAKMGRTKCGLQYLNLDRNPLGIRGIKLLLQRLSKEKTLKTLSIREVVLNDDLLKQIRTLKTTSSKEITLLHEGQDQVEQTEASLMRGIRVLNTSLESLHVKIIDVVNALDNRGIGANVSDLRNVLAEHTSLTELEIEYAVKSLDINNDDIVQYKDIAIHCRGS; via the exons atgttGAGCTACATGATCAAATCATCAAGTTATGGTCCGTTCGAGGACCATTTTTCCAGAGAAGAAACATCTGAGTTTATATCCGAGCGTGCCATGACGGTCCTAAGTCGAGCTGCAAAGCGTAATGTCTGCAAACAACAGTTGATGCTTATGAAATCATCCTCACCTTGGAAACAAATGACGCCGAGGGAGAATGCGAGATCAGCACCTGAAAGAAAAAGATTTTCAGGTAAAAGAAGCCTTGCATCCTCAGCCCCGCCAATGATGCGCCAGCCTCCACAAATTACAATAGAAGAAGCGAGTGTTGAAAGAAATGAGGATAATGATGATCATATTGGGATTGAGGAAAATGAAATATCTGCGCAAGATCCTATTTATTGTGCTTCAGCACCACCAACAGCCTCGAGCTTGAATACCACAGTTGAAAATGTTTGGGAAGCTAGGCCTCCAATGACACCTCGACAACAAACTTTACCACAATATCCAAACTTACTAACAAGACCAAAATATCAACCAGTTGCTAAACCTTTGCATCAAGCAAGACCAT CAACAACTGACTGGGACTGGGTACGTTCAAAGCTTCTTAGTCGAGATTCAGTGAAACGTCCTGAATCGTCAATGACGTTTGATGACTTCCTAAATGGCCTGGATCCTGACTCTGATGAATATGACACAGATTTGGAAGATGCTTATTATACTGAAGAACACGAACCTTATGATCCAACAGGAATTTGGCACTACGAGAAATTATGTAAAATTAAAG gtACTGTGCCTGCACGTCAGGTTGTAGAAAAACTTGGGAACAAACATATTCAGTTCAGACTAAATCACAG GTACATTGGCACAAAAGATAGTGAAGCTCTTGCAAATGGTTTAAAAAACAATGATTTCATTGAAGATCTTGATTTATCTGATAACTGTTTAAGTGACAGAGGTGGACAACATGTTGCTAAAATGATGAGGCAA AACCGTCAAGTATATCGACTTGATCTCAGTTCAAATTGTCTTCAGTGTGATGCAGGAAGATATTTGGCTCAAATGTTACTTTATAATCGACATTTGACTACACtgtgtttgaaaaaaaataaacttggagATAAG GAAGCACTATTACTTGCTGAAGTTCTGCGAGTCAACAGATCATTAAAATCACTAGATATCAGTCATAATCAACTTGGTGATAATGCAG GTGAAGCATTTTCTGCTGCACTTATGGATAACAAAACTCTGAGAAGTTTTAATTTATCATGGAATAGTTTATGTAAAAGAGCTGCTGCTGCCATTGCAAGAGCCCTTGAT ATAAACACAACACTCTTCAGCCTTGATTTATCTTATAATGGGTTGGGAGATGACGGAGCAGCCTTACTTGGTCATGCTTTGCGAGAAAACTCAACTTTGCGATTTTTATCTCTTGCTGTAAATCATATATGTGGATATGGAGCCGAACAACTAGCAACCGGAGTGTCTGGTGGAATGATAATGACAAGGAAGaaaaagaaagcaaaaatgggaagaACAAAATGTGGATTGCAATATTTGAACCTTGATAGAAATCCACTGGGTATTCGTGGAATAAAG CTACTTCTTCAACGATTATCCAAAGAGAAGACGCTTAAAACACTCAGTATCAGAGAGGTCGTTTTGAATGATGATTTACTAAAACAGATCAGAACATTGAAAACAACTTCAAGCAAAGAAATCACTTTATTGCATGAAGGACAGGATCAAGTTGAACAAACG GAAGCATCTTTGATGAGAGGAATCAGAGTTTTGAACACATCACTTGAATCTTTACATGTTAAGATAATAGATGTTGTTAATGCATTGGATAACAGAGGAATTGGTGCAAATGTATCAGATTTGAGAAATGTACTTGCAGAACACACATCATTAACTGAG TTGGAAATTGAATATGCAGTTAAAAGTTTGGATATAAACAATGATGATATTGTACAATACAAAGATATTGCCATTCACTGCAGAGGTTCTTGA